CGCTTCTTGGAACGCATCTTTACCGATACCTGGTGTAGCAACTTGACCGGTAAAGACTACGAGTGGTAATGAATCGCTGTACGCATCCGCAATTCCAGTGATAACGTTGGTAGAACCAGGACCGCTGGTTACTACCACAACACCAGGTTTGCCAGAAACACGTGCATAACCTTCAGCAGCGTGAACTGCGCCTTGCTCATGTCTTGTTAAGATATGTCTGATTTTGCCGTCGTAAAATGTATCGTATAAAGGAAGTACAGCACCACCTGGATAACCGAAGATTTGTTCAGTTCCTTCCTTCAATAATGCTTCGACTAACAACTCTGAACCGCTTCTTTTAGTAGGTGCGGTTTCAGCGTTCAGTCGTTCTGCTTGAGTGCTTTGTGCAACATTTGTATGTTCTGTCATTTGTGGGTTAGACATAAAGCATCACTCCTCGATTAAATAATCTGGTACTTTCATAACGCCTCCTGTATTGGCGCTGGTTACAAGTGCTGTGTAACGTGCAAGATAACCTGTTTTAACTTTCGCTTTAAATGGTTTTCTTTCTGCTTTGCGTTGTTCTAATACTTCATCTGAAACTTCAACATCTAATGTTCTATTTGTTAAGTCGATAGTAATATCATCACCATCATGAATTAATCCGATTGGACCTCCTGAAGCAGCTTCAGGTGAAACATGTCCTACAGCGATACCGCGAGTAGCACCTGAGAAGCGGCCGTCTGTAATTAAAGCAACATCTTTGCCTAGACCGCGTCCTACAATAGATGAAGTAGGTGCGAGCATCTCCGGCATTCCTGGTCCGCCTTTAGGACCTTCGTAACGGATAACTACGACATGTCCTTCTCTTACAGTGTGATTATCGATAGCTTCAACTGCTTCATCATGTGAATCGAAACATATTGCTTTGCCTCTGAAGACTTTGATTTCAGGGTCAACGCCGCCGACTTTAATGACTGCGCCTTTAGGTGCTAAGTTACCGTATAAGATTGATAGTCCGCCTTCTTTGTCATAAGGATTATCTAATGGATGGATAACGTCCTCATTTTTAATTTCTTTACCTTCATTGTTCTCTCGTAAAGTTTTTCCTGTAGCTGTGATTCTATCTGGATGTAATGTGCCTTCTTTTTTCATTAATTCATTAATGATAGCAGGTACACCGCCAGCTTCATGCACATCATGCATCGAATAAGATGAGCTTGGGGCTATTTTAGAAAGATAAGGTGTACGTTTTGCGATTTCATTAATACGTTGCAAATCATAATCGACACCCGCTTCATTTGCGATGGCTAAAGTATGCAATACTGTATTCGTTGAACCACCCATCGCCATATCTAAAGCAAAGGCGTCATCTAATGCTTCTCTAGTGACGATATCTCTTGGTTTCAAGTCATTCTTGATATTGTCTACTAATTGGAAAGCAGCTTGTCGA
Above is a genomic segment from Staphylococcus piscifermentans containing:
- the ilvD gene encoding dihydroxy-acid dehydratase, which codes for MRSDQIKKGDQQAPARSLLHATGQIKEPTDMNKPFVAICNSYIDIVPGHVHLRELADIAKEAIREAGAIPFEFNTIGVDDGIAMGHIGMRYSLPSREIIADAAETVINAHWFDGVFYIPNCDKITPGMLMAAVRTNVPAIFCSGGPMKAGLSTQGKALTLSSMFEAVGAFKGGSMTQEEFLDMEQNACPTCGSCAGMFTANSMNCLMEVLGLALPYNGTALAVSDQRREMIRQAAFQLVDNIKNDLKPRDIVTREALDDAFALDMAMGGSTNTVLHTLAIANEAGVDYDLQRINEIAKRTPYLSKIAPSSSYSMHDVHEAGGVPAIINELMKKEGTLHPDRITATGKTLRENNEGKEIKNEDVIHPLDNPYDKEGGLSILYGNLAPKGAVIKVGGVDPEIKVFRGKAICFDSHDEAVEAIDNHTVREGHVVVIRYEGPKGGPGMPEMLAPTSSIVGRGLGKDVALITDGRFSGATRGIAVGHVSPEAASGGPIGLIHDGDDITIDLTNRTLDVEVSDEVLEQRKAERKPFKAKVKTGYLARYTALVTSANTGGVMKVPDYLIEE